The following proteins come from a genomic window of Limosilactobacillus reuteri:
- the ribF gene encoding riboflavin biosynthesis protein RibF has product MQVIKIHHPLEKRLIPAGPIVLAMGFFDGVHRGHQAVIKCAREIARKKGLPLVVLTYDHAPGIVYRQYKGGFKYLSTVDRKLELLNDLDVDRVYLISFTSSFASLSPQQFVDDYLVGFHAQTVVAGFDHTYGKEDIASMKLLPKYAAGRFEVVTVPKFTENGSQEKVSSREIRKLIDTGNVEAANQALGYPYQTTGLVVHGLARGRTLGFPTINVEHPEEERIPGIGVYAVKVKLGKKWYDGMASVGHNITFGDANQLTVEINLFDFQQMVYGEEVVVRWYQYLRGEEKFTGADALVAQMKQDEQNSRRILEKYK; this is encoded by the coding sequence TTGCAAGTTATAAAAATTCACCATCCTTTGGAAAAAAGACTAATTCCTGCGGGGCCAATTGTACTTGCAATGGGTTTCTTTGATGGTGTTCATCGGGGACATCAAGCAGTAATCAAATGTGCCCGTGAAATTGCCCGTAAAAAAGGATTGCCGTTAGTAGTTTTAACGTATGATCATGCTCCTGGAATTGTTTATCGTCAATATAAGGGTGGCTTTAAATATTTATCAACGGTCGATAGGAAACTCGAATTACTTAATGACCTTGATGTCGATCGGGTTTACCTAATAAGTTTTACATCGTCATTTGCAAGCCTTTCTCCTCAGCAATTTGTTGATGATTATTTGGTAGGTTTTCATGCTCAAACGGTCGTAGCAGGGTTTGATCATACTTATGGAAAAGAAGATATTGCATCCATGAAGTTGCTTCCTAAGTATGCAGCGGGACGGTTTGAAGTTGTAACTGTGCCCAAATTTACTGAGAATGGAAGTCAAGAAAAGGTCAGTTCTCGAGAAATTCGGAAATTAATCGATACTGGTAATGTGGAAGCAGCCAACCAGGCGTTAGGGTATCCTTATCAAACAACTGGCTTAGTAGTTCATGGCTTAGCTCGTGGACGAACGCTTGGTTTTCCTACGATCAATGTTGAGCATCCGGAAGAGGAGCGAATTCCTGGGATTGGGGTCTATGCTGTCAAAGTTAAGCTCGGTAAGAAGTGGTATGACGGGATGGCAAGTGTTGGCCACAACATAACATTTGGGGATGCTAATCAATTAACGGTTGAAATTAACTTATTTGATTTTCAACAAATGGTGTATGGCGAGGAAGTAGTTGTTCGTTGGTATCAGTACCTTCGTGGCGAAGAAAAGTTCACGGGAGCGGATGCATTAGTTGCGCAGATGAAACAAGATGAACAAAATTCCCGTCGTATTTTAGAAAAATATAAATAA
- the hrcA gene encoding heat-inducible transcriptional repressor HrcA → MLTQRQKKILQAIVRQYTSTGQPVGSKHLAEKLPFKVSSATVRNEMAVLEDNDLILKEHSSSGRVPSKRGYRYYVDNLLDPQAVTDNDLVVIQNSLGSGFQKIDEIISHSADILSNLTSYTAFTLKPEQESVRLSGFRVVPLGNHKVIAILVTDSGEVENQSFTLPPDIDTDAMQVVIRMINDQLVGLPLSEVVKRLKDDIPLQVLHYMHSPDGFLDIFDNVLSQAARERFFIGGRLNLLDFSSTHDPHAIQSLYGLLDKNDNLSNILDSTLTSDNGVNVKIGQEISKNKLLDDYSLITASYNVEQYGRGIIAVLGPTRMPYSRTIGIVNAFRQELAKRLLDFYRHYYDS, encoded by the coding sequence ATGCTAACACAACGACAGAAAAAGATTCTGCAAGCGATTGTACGTCAATACACATCAACTGGTCAACCGGTTGGATCAAAACATTTAGCAGAAAAGTTGCCTTTTAAGGTCAGTTCAGCAACTGTCCGTAATGAGATGGCGGTTTTAGAGGACAATGATTTGATCTTAAAAGAGCACTCTTCATCAGGCCGGGTTCCATCGAAACGAGGTTACCGTTATTATGTTGATAATTTGCTTGATCCACAAGCGGTTACTGATAATGACTTGGTAGTGATTCAAAATTCACTTGGATCCGGTTTTCAAAAGATTGACGAGATTATTTCACACTCTGCAGATATCTTATCAAACTTAACTTCATATACTGCTTTTACATTAAAGCCTGAGCAAGAAAGTGTTCGTTTGAGTGGCTTTCGAGTTGTACCGCTAGGAAATCATAAGGTTATTGCGATCTTGGTTACCGATAGCGGTGAGGTTGAAAATCAGTCGTTCACTTTGCCACCTGACATTGACACAGATGCAATGCAGGTAGTAATTAGAATGATTAATGATCAATTAGTTGGCTTGCCACTATCAGAGGTGGTAAAGCGACTGAAGGATGATATTCCACTTCAGGTTCTGCATTATATGCATAGTCCCGATGGCTTCCTTGATATTTTTGATAATGTCTTATCTCAAGCAGCCCGTGAGCGGTTTTTCATTGGTGGTCGATTGAACTTACTAGATTTTTCAAGTACTCATGATCCCCACGCAATCCAATCATTATATGGCTTGTTAGATAAGAATGACAACTTATCGAATATCTTGGATTCGACACTTACCTCAGATAATGGAGTTAATGTTAAAATCGGTCAAGAAATCTCTAAGAATAAGCTTCTTGATGATTATAGCTTGATTACTGCAAGTTATAATGTTGAACAATATGGACGAGGAATTATTGCAGTTCTTGGTCCAACAAGGATGCCTTATTCACGGACGATTGGAATTGTAAATGCCTTTCGCCAAGAATTAGCAAAACGACTATTAGATTTCTACCGTCACTATTATGATTCATAG
- the grpE gene encoding nucleotide exchange factor GrpE, with the protein MAKEKQEDQQKQTAPENEKAPKKDIKKEASDKKDDQISKLKEEIADLKKQLADKDDKYLRAEAEIQNMTNRFNKERAQILKYDGQDLAKSILPVLDNLKRALAIEVVDDNGKQLKKGIQMVHDHLVKALNDHGITEIKADGETFDPTLHQAVQTVPVEEGQKPETVVNVLQAGYQLKDRVLRPAMVVVAQ; encoded by the coding sequence TTGGCCAAGGAAAAACAAGAAGATCAACAAAAACAAACTGCGCCTGAAAATGAAAAGGCACCTAAAAAAGATATAAAAAAAGAGGCTTCAGATAAGAAAGATGATCAAATTTCTAAATTAAAAGAAGAGATCGCTGACTTAAAGAAGCAGCTCGCAGACAAAGATGACAAATATTTGCGAGCAGAAGCAGAAATACAAAATATGACTAATCGTTTTAATAAAGAACGGGCTCAAATCCTCAAATATGATGGTCAGGATTTAGCAAAGTCAATTTTACCCGTGCTTGACAACCTTAAGCGGGCATTAGCAATTGAGGTTGTAGACGATAATGGTAAACAACTTAAAAAGGGTATTCAAATGGTCCATGATCACCTTGTCAAGGCATTAAATGACCATGGCATCACTGAAATCAAAGCTGATGGTGAAACATTTGATCCTACTCTTCACCAGGCAGTTCAAACTGTTCCGGTCGAAGAAGGTCAGAAACCTGAAACTGTTGTTAATGTTCTTCAAGCAGGATATCAACTCAAAGACCGGGTATTACGCCCAGCAATGGTTGTTGTAGCTCAATAA
- the dnaK gene encoding molecular chaperone DnaK: protein MASNKIIGIDLGTTNSAVAVMEGNEPKIITNPEGSRTTPSVVSFKNGETQVGEVAKRQAITNPNTISSIKSHMGEAGYTVEVDGKKYTPQEISAMILQYLKKYAEDYIGDTVTQAVITVPAYFNDAQRQATKDAGKIAGLDVKRIINEPTASSLAYGLDKKDKDEKILVYDLGGGTFDVSILELGDGVFQVLSTNGDTHLGGDDFDQKIMDWLIDGFKEEHGVDLSQDKMALQRLKDAAEKAKKDLSGIQEAQISLPFISAGENGPLHLEKTLSRAQFNQLTNDLVERTKQPVLNALKDADLTFDDIDEVILNGGSTRIPAVQEMVKELTGKEPNHSINPDEAVALGAAIQGGVLTGDVKDVVLLDVTPLSLGIETMGGVFTKLIDRNTTIPTSKSQIFSTAADNQPAVDIHVLQGERPMAADNKTLGNFQLTDIPAAPRGVPQIKVTFDIDKNGIVNVSAEDQGTHKKQNITIKSNSGLSDEEIERMKKDAEEHAEADKKKKEEVDLKNEVDQELFQVDKTLKEVKGKVPEDDIKKAESARDELKKAKESGNLDEMKAKKDALNKVIQDLSVKLYQQAQGAQSGAANGQPGDNQQNGNDNGNDDNTVDGDFKDVTPDDKK from the coding sequence ATGGCAAGTAATAAGATTATTGGTATTGATTTAGGTACTACTAACTCTGCGGTTGCTGTTATGGAAGGTAATGAACCTAAAATTATCACCAACCCAGAAGGAAGTCGGACAACACCATCTGTTGTTTCATTTAAGAATGGTGAAACTCAAGTTGGGGAAGTAGCAAAGCGTCAAGCAATTACTAATCCTAACACTATTTCATCAATTAAGAGTCACATGGGTGAAGCAGGATACACTGTTGAAGTTGATGGCAAGAAATATACTCCACAAGAAATTTCAGCAATGATTTTGCAATACCTTAAGAAATATGCTGAAGACTACATTGGTGATACTGTTACTCAAGCGGTTATTACTGTTCCTGCATACTTCAATGATGCTCAACGTCAAGCTACTAAGGATGCCGGTAAAATTGCGGGCCTTGATGTTAAGCGGATTATTAACGAACCTACTGCTTCATCACTAGCGTACGGTCTTGACAAGAAGGACAAAGATGAAAAGATCCTTGTTTATGACCTTGGTGGTGGTACATTCGATGTTTCCATCCTTGAATTAGGTGACGGTGTCTTCCAAGTTCTCTCTACTAATGGTGATACTCATTTAGGTGGGGATGACTTTGACCAAAAGATTATGGATTGGTTAATTGATGGCTTTAAGGAAGAACATGGTGTTGATCTTTCTCAAGATAAGATGGCTCTTCAACGTTTGAAGGATGCTGCTGAAAAGGCTAAGAAAGACTTGTCAGGTATTCAAGAAGCTCAAATCAGCTTACCATTTATTTCAGCCGGCGAAAATGGCCCATTACACTTGGAAAAGACATTAAGTCGGGCACAATTTAACCAATTAACTAATGACTTAGTTGAACGGACAAAGCAACCAGTATTGAATGCTTTGAAAGATGCTGATCTTACTTTTGATGACATTGATGAAGTTATCTTAAATGGTGGATCTACTCGTATTCCTGCCGTTCAAGAAATGGTTAAGGAATTAACTGGTAAGGAACCTAACCACTCAATTAATCCTGATGAAGCCGTTGCTCTTGGTGCAGCTATTCAAGGTGGAGTTCTTACTGGTGATGTTAAGGATGTCGTATTACTTGATGTTACTCCACTTTCACTTGGTATTGAAACCATGGGTGGTGTTTTCACTAAGTTGATTGACCGGAACACAACTATTCCTACTTCAAAGAGCCAAATCTTCTCAACTGCTGCTGATAACCAACCAGCTGTTGACATTCACGTTCTTCAAGGTGAACGTCCAATGGCAGCAGATAATAAGACTTTAGGTAACTTCCAACTAACTGATATTCCTGCTGCTCCTCGTGGTGTTCCTCAAATCAAAGTTACATTTGATATCGATAAGAACGGTATTGTTAATGTTTCTGCTGAAGATCAAGGAACTCACAAGAAGCAAAACATCACTATCAAGTCTAACTCCGGCTTAAGCGATGAAGAAATTGAACGGATGAAGAAGGATGCTGAAGAGCATGCTGAAGCCGACAAGAAGAAGAAGGAAGAAGTTGACTTAAAGAATGAAGTTGACCAAGAACTCTTCCAAGTTGATAAGACTTTGAAGGAAGTTAAGGGTAAAGTTCCTGAAGATGATATCAAGAAGGCTGAAAGTGCTCGTGACGAATTAAAGAAGGCTAAAGAAAGCGGCAACCTTGATGAAATGAAAGCTAAGAAGGATGCTTTGAATAAAGTTATTCAAGACCTTAGCGTAAAGCTTTACCAACAAGCTCAAGGTGCACAAAGTGGCGCTGCTAATGGTCAACCTGGTGATAACCAACAAAATGGTAATGACAACGGTAATGATGACAATACTGTTGATGGTGATTTTAAGGACGTTACACCAGACGACAAGAAATAG
- the dnaJ gene encoding molecular chaperone DnaJ yields MAEQDYYDILGVSKDASEKDIKRAYRRLAAKYHPDVNHEPGAEEKFKKINEAYETLSDSQKRAQYDQFGSAGPQGAGGQGFGGFGGGQAYSNFGGGFDDIFSQFFGGGGRTRRDPTAPRQGRDLQYAMTLDFMDAVFGKTTTIKYDRDAECKTCHGTGAKPGKSPITCPRCHGAGVITSVRQTPLGNMQTQTTCPECNGTGKIINPEDRCDTCHGAGHVHERHELEVKVPAGVDDGQQMRLQHQGDAGENGGPAGDLYIVFRVTPSREFRRDGSTIYVDRDISFAQAALGDEVKVKTVHGDVNLKIPAGTQSETNFRLRGKGVPHLNGNGNGDEHVTVHVKTPKSLNKRQREAMLAFAAASGEDVKGVKKTVLDKLRDAFEDK; encoded by the coding sequence ATGGCAGAACAAGATTATTATGACATTTTAGGTGTCTCTAAGGATGCATCCGAAAAAGACATCAAGCGTGCATATCGTCGGCTTGCGGCAAAATACCACCCAGATGTTAACCACGAGCCTGGTGCAGAAGAAAAGTTTAAGAAGATTAATGAAGCATATGAGACATTAAGTGATAGTCAAAAACGTGCTCAATATGATCAATTTGGTTCGGCTGGTCCACAAGGTGCTGGTGGTCAAGGCTTCGGCGGCTTTGGTGGTGGTCAAGCTTATTCTAACTTTGGTGGCGGCTTTGACGACATCTTTAGTCAATTTTTTGGTGGCGGCGGTCGTACTCGTCGGGACCCAACAGCCCCGCGTCAAGGGCGTGATTTGCAATATGCAATGACTCTTGATTTTATGGATGCGGTCTTTGGTAAAACAACTACTATCAAGTATGACCGTGATGCAGAATGTAAGACTTGTCATGGAACTGGAGCAAAGCCTGGTAAATCGCCAATAACTTGTCCACGGTGTCATGGTGCCGGAGTGATTACGAGTGTTCGTCAAACACCACTAGGCAATATGCAAACTCAAACCACTTGTCCAGAATGTAATGGAACTGGAAAGATTATTAATCCAGAGGATCGTTGTGATACTTGCCATGGGGCAGGACATGTTCACGAACGTCATGAGCTAGAAGTGAAGGTACCTGCTGGTGTTGATGATGGTCAACAAATGCGACTCCAACATCAAGGGGACGCTGGTGAGAACGGTGGCCCAGCCGGAGATTTGTATATTGTCTTCCGAGTAACACCAAGTCGAGAATTCCGTCGTGACGGTTCAACAATTTACGTTGATCGTGATATTTCGTTCGCTCAAGCAGCCTTGGGAGACGAAGTAAAAGTTAAAACGGTTCATGGTGATGTCAACCTTAAAATTCCTGCTGGAACACAATCAGAAACTAATTTCCGCTTGCGTGGCAAGGGTGTTCCACACCTTAACGGTAATGGTAACGGTGACGAGCATGTTACTGTCCATGTTAAGACGCCTAAGAGCCTTAACAAACGTCAGCGTGAAGCAATGTTAGCTTTTGCGGCTGCTAGCGGTGAAGATGTTAAGGGTGTTAAGAAGACGGTTCTTGATAAGTTACGGGATGCCTTTGAGGATAAGTAA
- the lepA gene encoding translation elongation factor 4 has translation MNLEEMKERQKHIRNFSIVAHIDHGKSTLADRILEMTDSISKREMKNQILDDMPLERERGITIKLNAVALTYHAKDGEDYIFHLIDTPGHVDFSYEVSRSLAACEGAVLVVDATQGVEAQTLANVFLALDNDLEILPVINKIDLPSADPEGTKKQIEDEIGLDTDEAVDISAKTGMGVDEVLEKIVKDVPAPTGDLTAPLKALIFDSKYDDYRGVVLSVRVVEGTVKKGDRIKLMNGGTEYEVAEVGINSPKPLARDVLMAGDVGYITAAIKDIKDTRVGDTVTSADNPTDKPLEGYRQMTPMVYAGLYPTDNAKFNDLRDALEKLQLNDAALTFEPESSQALGFGFRCGFLGLLHMDVIQERLEREFNLDLITTAPSVTYHVELADGTTKEVENPAEMPDASSIKAIKEPYVRASIMVPNDYVGPVMELCQRKRGDFDTMEYLSDTRVNVIYHIPLSEIIFDFFDKLKSSTRGYASLDYEIDGYRPSNLVKIDILLNGDKVDALSFIAHRDFAAERGREITAKLKKIIPRQNFEIPIQAAIGSKIIARTNIKAYRKDVTARIHTGDPDRRAKLLDKQKRGKKRMKAVGKVDIPQAAFMAVLKTDEQLDEK, from the coding sequence ATGAACCTAGAAGAAATGAAAGAGCGGCAAAAACACATTCGGAATTTCTCGATTGTTGCCCACATTGACCATGGAAAATCAACGCTTGCTGATCGTATCTTAGAAATGACTGATTCAATTAGCAAACGTGAAATGAAAAACCAGATTCTTGATGATATGCCTCTAGAACGAGAACGAGGCATTACAATCAAATTAAATGCTGTTGCCTTGACATATCATGCTAAAGACGGTGAAGATTACATTTTCCATTTAATCGATACACCAGGCCACGTCGATTTTTCTTATGAAGTATCACGGTCTCTTGCTGCCTGTGAAGGTGCCGTCTTAGTAGTCGATGCAACGCAAGGAGTAGAAGCACAGACCCTTGCTAACGTCTTTTTAGCGCTTGACAATGACCTTGAAATTTTACCTGTTATCAATAAGATCGATTTACCTTCTGCTGATCCTGAGGGTACTAAGAAGCAGATTGAAGATGAAATTGGTTTAGATACTGATGAAGCAGTTGATATTAGTGCGAAAACTGGAATGGGCGTTGATGAAGTCCTAGAAAAAATCGTTAAAGATGTTCCAGCACCAACAGGAGATTTAACTGCGCCTTTGAAAGCTCTTATCTTTGATTCAAAATATGATGATTATCGGGGAGTGGTTCTTAGTGTCCGGGTTGTTGAAGGTACGGTTAAAAAAGGTGACCGAATTAAATTAATGAACGGTGGTACCGAATATGAAGTTGCTGAAGTAGGGATTAACTCTCCTAAACCATTGGCACGTGATGTATTAATGGCCGGGGATGTAGGTTACATCACCGCGGCAATTAAAGATATTAAAGATACCCGGGTCGGTGATACGGTTACGAGTGCGGATAATCCTACAGATAAGCCACTAGAAGGTTATCGGCAAATGACGCCAATGGTATATGCCGGACTCTATCCAACCGATAATGCTAAGTTTAATGATTTACGTGATGCGTTGGAAAAGCTTCAACTTAATGATGCAGCATTAACTTTTGAACCGGAATCATCGCAAGCATTGGGATTTGGATTCCGTTGTGGTTTCTTAGGATTACTTCACATGGATGTTATTCAAGAACGACTTGAACGTGAATTTAATCTTGATTTAATCACGACTGCACCATCTGTTACTTACCATGTTGAATTAGCAGATGGGACAACAAAGGAAGTGGAAAATCCGGCTGAAATGCCAGACGCTTCTTCCATTAAAGCGATTAAGGAACCATATGTCCGCGCCTCAATCATGGTACCTAATGATTATGTTGGCCCAGTAATGGAACTTTGCCAACGGAAACGGGGAGACTTTGATACGATGGAATATCTAAGCGATACCCGGGTAAACGTTATTTATCATATTCCGTTGTCAGAAATTATTTTTGACTTCTTTGATAAGTTAAAGAGTTCAACACGGGGATACGCTTCCTTAGATTATGAAATTGATGGCTACCGGCCAAGTAATTTGGTTAAGATTGACATCTTGCTTAATGGCGATAAGGTGGATGCATTAAGCTTTATTGCTCACCGTGATTTTGCAGCAGAACGTGGTCGGGAAATTACTGCTAAATTAAAGAAGATCATTCCGCGGCAAAACTTTGAAATTCCAATTCAAGCTGCAATCGGCTCAAAGATTATTGCACGGACTAATATTAAAGCCTACCGGAAAGATGTTACTGCCCGTATTCATACTGGGGATCCAGACCGGCGTGCTAAATTATTAGATAAGCAGAAACGCGGAAAGAAACGGATGAAGGCTGTCGGAAAAGTTGATATTCCTCAGGCCGCCTTTATGGCCGTTTTGAAGACCGATGAGCAATTGGACGAGAAGTAA
- a CDS encoding ISLre2-like element ISLre2 family transposase, giving the protein MDILTEIEQNLVKSGSLFEAEQIILKGVLELGQVIMQNFLESLDRSLKSQAPANYQVINKQPRTLNFIFGPVTFQRRYYQAGTKKREFYLDQQLKIKPRRRLSPHYLMMMAKIAQTTTMRNTADILNLVFDSGITADSVMHAVHELGNQVAKQTQAKEHQATPRHMPKNLTIEGDAFMIKGKKEAGQLTLVHHYRVYERVANQIINRHDFLSVGHQGRLEARLSDYLDRHYKLAGQTIFLASDAGPGYEPAKLLSLVPQGAHGEYFLDRYHCLQKIEHTLGRHNELAMRAIKAVRHHDQAELTIILDTYESQNLTEKQADDLMRLRKYLQRNWRYILSPQMRGFKDIHLIGSVESSHRAFTYRMKKQGKSWTKQGAKAMIGLIEARMNGELQASLNTILEQLTVLPRVAQTSLLQEMHIRTGEFLRKAPTKPSIGAVQGIIPINTVTSRPMGQLFKALTH; this is encoded by the coding sequence ATGGATATTTTAACAGAAATCGAGCAGAATTTGGTGAAATCAGGCAGTTTATTTGAAGCTGAACAGATTATTTTAAAAGGTGTATTGGAGTTAGGACAAGTAATCATGCAAAACTTTTTGGAAAGCTTAGATCGAAGCTTAAAGTCCCAAGCTCCAGCGAACTATCAAGTAATCAATAAACAGCCACGGACGCTTAATTTTATCTTTGGCCCGGTGACTTTTCAACGACGGTATTATCAGGCTGGGACAAAGAAACGTGAATTTTACTTAGACCAACAATTAAAAATTAAACCACGTCGTCGTTTATCGCCACACTACTTAATGATGATGGCTAAGATTGCCCAAACAACTACAATGCGCAATACTGCCGACATTTTGAACCTTGTATTTGACAGCGGAATTACTGCCGATTCGGTAATGCACGCCGTGCATGAGTTAGGAAATCAGGTAGCTAAACAAACTCAAGCAAAAGAACACCAAGCTACTCCTCGCCATATGCCTAAAAATTTAACTATTGAGGGTGATGCCTTTATGATTAAAGGTAAAAAAGAAGCAGGTCAGCTGACTCTTGTGCACCATTATCGGGTTTATGAGCGAGTAGCTAATCAAATCATTAATCGGCATGACTTTCTCAGTGTTGGGCACCAAGGACGGCTTGAAGCACGACTAAGTGATTATTTAGACCGCCATTATAAGCTTGCCGGTCAAACGATCTTTTTGGCCAGTGACGCTGGCCCAGGTTACGAACCAGCTAAGCTATTAAGTCTAGTTCCTCAAGGTGCACATGGTGAATACTTTCTCGACCGCTATCATTGTTTACAGAAAATTGAACATACTTTAGGCCGGCACAACGAATTAGCCATGCGAGCAATTAAAGCCGTTCGTCATCATGATCAAGCAGAGCTAACAATAATTTTAGATACTTATGAATCACAAAACCTAACGGAAAAACAAGCAGACGACCTAATGCGTTTAAGAAAGTATCTACAGCGAAATTGGCGGTATATCCTCTCACCACAAATGCGTGGATTTAAGGATATTCATTTAATTGGTTCAGTCGAAAGTTCTCACCGGGCTTTTACTTACCGGATGAAGAAACAGGGCAAGTCATGGACTAAGCAGGGGGCTAAAGCCATGATTGGTTTAATTGAAGCCCGAATGAATGGTGAACTGCAAGCTAGTTTAAATACAATCCTAGAACAATTAACAGTTCTTCCTCGAGTGGCTCAAACCAGCCTATTACAGGAAATGCATATTCGAACTGGAGAGTTTCTAAGAAAGGCACCGACAAAGCCGTCAATTGGAGCAGTACAAGGAATAATTCCGATTAACACGGTCACAAGTAGACCAATGGGACAACTTTTTAAGGCACTAACCCACTAA
- a CDS encoding C69 family dipeptidase: MQNKDACTSIMVGKKASLDGANYIARNEDRVKAIEPKRFLVKPAVKGRHETYVSPYNKVTVALPEEGMRYTSTPTLDQTAGPNEEDGINEANVAASFTESVYANDRVLAYDPYVKNGLAEDSLCTLVLPYIHSAREGVEYTGKLIAELGSAEGNGMQFADADDIWYMEVVTGHQWGAVRIPDDCYAVTPNQVAIEDIDFDDPDNYMWADGIQEFVEEHQLNPDHDRWDFRHIFGTSTQKDRHYNTPRTWFAQRYLSPNASLGQRPEDSEMPFIRKAEFKIANEDIQYVLKSHFNETPYDPMGDAPERKTYRAISLSRTAQSHILQVRNLNKYKTSIHWIELGVPAFNPYVPFLANADDTDESYRNVPEKMNLESAFWLNEALAEVVESHYQEFMEKDEDYQKELNEWARRKIAQVDKEAASLEGQILTDYLTGQNHEIATHYNERTKALFFELLTEGCELSKMSFKMDPNL; encoded by the coding sequence ATGCAAAATAAAGATGCTTGTACATCAATCATGGTCGGTAAAAAGGCTTCTCTCGACGGTGCTAATTATATTGCTCGTAATGAAGATCGTGTAAAAGCAATTGAACCCAAGCGATTTTTAGTAAAACCGGCAGTAAAAGGACGCCACGAAACCTACGTATCACCTTACAATAAAGTAACTGTAGCCTTGCCGGAAGAGGGAATGCGTTATACTTCTACGCCTACCCTTGATCAAACAGCAGGACCTAATGAAGAAGATGGAATTAATGAAGCAAATGTGGCAGCTTCCTTTACTGAGAGTGTTTATGCAAATGATCGGGTGTTAGCATATGATCCATACGTAAAAAATGGCCTGGCAGAAGACTCACTTTGTACTTTAGTATTACCGTATATTCATTCTGCCCGTGAAGGAGTTGAATATACTGGAAAATTAATTGCTGAATTAGGTTCTGCTGAGGGAAACGGAATGCAATTTGCAGATGCAGACGATATTTGGTATATGGAAGTAGTAACTGGTCACCAATGGGGTGCTGTTCGTATTCCCGATGATTGTTATGCTGTTACTCCTAACCAGGTAGCAATTGAAGATATTGATTTTGACGATCCTGATAATTATATGTGGGCCGATGGAATTCAAGAGTTTGTTGAAGAACACCAATTAAACCCTGATCATGATCGGTGGGATTTCCGCCACATTTTTGGTACCAGTACACAAAAAGACCGTCACTACAACACACCGCGGACTTGGTTTGCTCAACGTTACCTTAGTCCTAACGCTTCATTAGGCCAACGTCCCGAAGATTCTGAAATGCCATTTATCCGTAAGGCTGAATTTAAGATTGCTAATGAAGATATCCAATATGTTCTAAAATCGCATTTTAATGAGACACCTTACGATCCAATGGGGGATGCTCCTGAACGTAAGACTTACCGGGCTATCTCTTTATCACGGACGGCCCAATCACATATTTTACAAGTGCGCAATCTGAATAAATATAAAACAAGTATTCATTGGATTGAATTAGGGGTCCCAGCCTTTAACCCTTATGTTCCATTTTTGGCTAATGCTGACGATACTGATGAATCATATCGAAACGTACCGGAAAAAATGAACTTAGAGTCTGCATTCTGGTTAAATGAAGCCTTAGCAGAGGTCGTTGAAAGTCATTATCAAGAATTTATGGAAAAGGATGAAGACTACCAAAAGGAGCTAAATGAATGGGCACGCCGTAAAATTGCGCAGGTTGATAAAGAAGCAGCTAGTCTTGAAGGGCAGATACTAACTGATTATCTAACTGGACAAAATCATGAAATAGCTACCCATTATAATGAACGGACAAAGGCTCTCTTCTTTGAACTATTAACTGAAGGCTGTGAGCTTTCAAAGATGTCATTTAAGATGGATCCTAACCTTTAA